A window of Choloepus didactylus isolate mChoDid1 chromosome 21, mChoDid1.pri, whole genome shotgun sequence contains these coding sequences:
- the POLR2J gene encoding DNA-directed RNA polymerase II subunit RPB11-a → MNAPPAFESFLLFEGEKKITINKDTKVPNACLFTINKEDHTLGNIIKSQLLKDPQVLFAGYKVPHPLEHKIIIRVQTTPDYSPQEAFTNAITDLISELSLLEERFRVAIKDKQEGIE, encoded by the exons ATGAACGCGCCTCCTGCTTTCGAGTCGTTCCTGCTCTTCGAGGGCGAGAAGAA GATCACCATTAACAAGGACACCAAGGTCCCCAATGCCTGTTTGTtcaccatcaacaaagaagaccacaCACTAGGAAACATTATTAAATC ACAGCTGCTGAAGGACCCCCAGGTGCTGTTTGCTGGCTACAAGGTCCCTCACCCCTTGGAGCACAAGATCATCATCCGAGTGCAGACCACACCTGACTATAGCCCCCAGGAGGCCTTCACCAACGCCATCACTGACCTCATCAGCGAGCTGTCCCTGCTGGAGGAGCGGTTCCGG GTGGCCATCAAGGACAAGCAGGAAGGAATTGAGTAG